In Streptomyces sp. SN-593, a single genomic region encodes these proteins:
- a CDS encoding sensor histidine kinase, with protein sequence MRRAEGGHFWLLRWTSLRLRLIGVFALVALTAAVSVSGIAYWLNRDAVLTRAQNSALDDFRDSLQRNAASLPVQPTCQSLGTAADRIGGPDTYQVILIDATDDGTCAQRSENSTFSMDDVPASLVRAVNTRHTKDDDRYHLHWERISLEGHPYLVAGARINDDGPTGYMLKSLDAERKDLNSLAWSLGIATLLALIGAALLAQAAGSAVLRPVRRLGEAAKRLGEGQLDTRLKVSGTDELAEMSRTFNNAAEQLEGRVEELRAREAASRRFVADMSHELRTPLTAITAVTDVLEDEADALDPMIAPAVRLVVSETRRLNELVETLMEVTRFDAGTAKLRVDEVDVADMIMACMDARAWLDSVELDAPRGLLATIDPRRLDVIMANLIGNALKHGGSPVRVSLRREGGADGEIVIVVSDRGPGIPEDVLPHVFDRFYKADASRARSEGSGLGLSIAMENAHIHGGDITAANSPDGGAVFTLRMPVRPRADEGEDGEDSGSGAAPGSGDGGTAGGKGTGGAGGAGGPAGGAR encoded by the coding sequence GTGAGGCGTGCCGAGGGCGGCCACTTCTGGCTGCTGCGCTGGACCAGCCTGCGGCTGCGGCTGATCGGGGTGTTCGCACTCGTCGCGCTCACCGCCGCGGTGTCGGTGTCGGGGATCGCGTACTGGCTCAACCGCGACGCGGTGCTGACGCGGGCGCAGAACAGCGCGCTCGACGACTTCCGCGACTCGTTGCAGCGCAACGCCGCCTCGCTGCCGGTGCAGCCGACCTGCCAGTCGCTGGGCACGGCGGCGGACCGCATCGGCGGACCGGACACGTACCAGGTCATCCTGATCGACGCCACGGACGACGGGACGTGCGCGCAGCGGTCGGAGAACAGCACGTTCTCCATGGACGACGTGCCGGCCTCCCTGGTGCGGGCGGTGAACACCCGGCACACGAAGGACGACGACCGCTACCACCTGCACTGGGAGCGGATATCCCTGGAGGGCCACCCGTACCTGGTGGCGGGCGCGCGGATCAACGACGACGGCCCGACCGGCTACATGCTCAAGTCGCTGGACGCCGAGCGCAAGGACCTCAACTCGCTGGCCTGGTCGCTGGGCATCGCCACGCTGCTGGCCCTGATCGGCGCGGCGCTGCTGGCCCAGGCGGCCGGCTCCGCGGTGCTGCGCCCGGTGCGCAGGCTCGGCGAGGCCGCGAAGCGGCTCGGCGAAGGGCAGTTGGACACGCGGCTGAAGGTGTCCGGCACCGACGAACTCGCCGAGATGTCGCGGACCTTCAACAACGCGGCCGAGCAACTGGAAGGCCGGGTGGAGGAGTTGCGCGCCCGTGAGGCGGCCAGCCGCCGCTTCGTGGCCGACATGTCGCACGAGCTGCGCACCCCGCTCACCGCGATCACCGCGGTCACGGACGTGCTGGAGGACGAGGCGGACGCGCTGGACCCGATGATCGCCCCGGCGGTCCGCCTGGTGGTCAGCGAGACCCGGCGACTGAACGAACTGGTGGAGACGTTGATGGAGGTCACCCGGTTCGACGCCGGGACCGCGAAGCTCAGGGTGGACGAGGTCGACGTCGCCGACATGATCATGGCGTGCATGGACGCGCGGGCCTGGCTGGACTCGGTCGAGCTGGACGCGCCGCGCGGGCTGCTGGCGACGATCGACCCGCGCCGCCTCGACGTGATCATGGCGAACCTGATCGGCAACGCGCTCAAGCACGGCGGCTCGCCGGTGCGGGTGAGCCTGCGCCGGGAGGGCGGGGCGGACGGCGAGATCGTGATCGTGGTCTCCGACCGCGGCCCGGGCATCCCCGAGGACGTGCTGCCGCACGTCTTCGACCGCTTCTACAAGGCCGACGCCTCCCGGGCCCGCTCCGAGGGCAGCGGCCTGGGCCTGTCCATCGCCATGGAGAACGCGCACATCCACGGCGGTGACATCACCGCCGCCAACAGCCCCGACGGCGGCGCGGTGTTCACCCTGCGGATGCCGGTACGGCCGCGCGCGGACGAGGGCGAGGACGGCGAGGACAGCGGTTCCGGCGCCGCCCCCGGCTCCGGCGACGGCGGCACGGCCGGCGGGAAGGGCACCGGCGGCGCCGGCGGCGCCGGCGGGCCTGCGGGGGGCGCGCGATGA
- a CDS encoding response regulator transcription factor, giving the protein MPFLLLIEDDDAIRTGLELGLSRQGHRVVAAATGEDGLRLLKEQRPDLIVLDVMLPGIDGFEVCRRIRRTDQLPIILLTARSDDIDVVVGLESGADDYVIKPVQPRVLDARIRAVLRRGERDSTDSAAFGSIVIDRSAMTVTKDGQDLQLTPTELRLLLELSRRPGQALSRQQLLRLVWEHDYLGDSRLVDACVQRLRAKIEDVPSSPTLIRTVRGVGYRLDTPQ; this is encoded by the coding sequence GTGCCTTTCCTGTTGCTGATCGAGGATGACGACGCCATCCGTACGGGTCTCGAGCTCGGCCTGTCCCGGCAGGGTCACCGCGTGGTGGCCGCCGCGACGGGCGAGGACGGGCTGCGGCTGCTCAAGGAGCAGCGCCCCGACCTGATCGTGCTGGACGTGATGCTCCCGGGGATCGACGGCTTCGAGGTGTGCCGCCGCATCCGGCGCACCGACCAGCTTCCGATCATCCTGCTGACCGCCCGCAGCGACGACATCGACGTGGTGGTGGGTCTGGAGTCCGGCGCCGACGACTACGTGATCAAGCCGGTGCAGCCGCGCGTGCTGGACGCGCGCATCCGCGCGGTACTGCGGCGCGGCGAGCGCGACAGCACCGACTCCGCGGCCTTCGGCTCGATCGTGATCGACCGCAGCGCGATGACCGTCACGAAGGACGGCCAGGACCTCCAGCTCACGCCGACCGAGCTGCGGCTGCTGCTGGAGCTGAGCCGGCGGCCCGGCCAGGCGCTGTCCCGGCAGCAGTTGCTCCGGCTGGTGTGGGAGCACGACTACCTGGGCGACTCGCGGCTGGTGGACGCCTGCGTGCAGCGGCTACGCGCGAAGATCGAGGACGTGCCGTCGTCACCCACCCTGATCCGTACCGTCCGCGGCGTCGGCTACCGCCTGGACACGCCTCAGTGA
- a CDS encoding SigE family RNA polymerase sigma factor, whose protein sequence is MNALHSTTTTAVHAAHARPGFRPTEMSGAASGRGYGRGTGRAAGHQPTRPRPAHIAPVDPAATAGTAGTAAERVPEQAAKERSPEHSAEAEAAFTAYVQERRASLYATAYHLTGDRFAAEDLLQSALFSTYRAWDRISDKAAVGGYLRRTMTNLHISAWRRRKLNEYPTEELPETVGDTDEMGGTELRAVLWQALARLPEQQRTMLVLRYYEGRTDPEIADILNISVGTVKSSIWRSLRRMREDEALSFGRDEEDAFGELVA, encoded by the coding sequence ATGAACGCACTGCACAGCACCACCACCACCGCAGTTCACGCCGCGCACGCACGCCCCGGGTTCCGGCCCACGGAGATGTCCGGTGCCGCGAGCGGACGGGGGTACGGTCGCGGCACCGGACGTGCGGCCGGCCACCAGCCGACCCGCCCGCGCCCCGCGCACATCGCCCCGGTCGACCCGGCGGCGACCGCTGGGACCGCCGGGACCGCCGCGGAGCGGGTGCCCGAGCAGGCCGCCAAGGAGCGCTCCCCGGAGCACTCCGCCGAGGCGGAGGCCGCGTTCACCGCGTACGTCCAGGAGCGCAGGGCCTCGCTCTACGCCACCGCCTACCACCTCACCGGCGACCGCTTCGCGGCCGAGGACCTGCTCCAGAGCGCGCTGTTCTCCACCTACCGCGCCTGGGACCGGATCAGCGACAAGGCGGCCGTCGGCGGGTACCTGCGGCGGACCATGACCAACCTGCACATCAGCGCGTGGCGGCGGCGCAAGCTCAACGAGTACCCGACGGAGGAGCTGCCCGAGACGGTCGGCGACACCGACGAGATGGGCGGCACCGAACTGCGGGCGGTGCTGTGGCAGGCGCTGGCCCGCCTGCCCGAGCAGCAGCGCACGATGCTCGTGCTGCGCTACTACGAGGGCCGGACCGACCCGGAGATCGCCGACATACTCAACATCAGCGTCGGCACCGTGAAGAGCAGCATCTGGCGCTCGCTGCGCCGGATGCGCGAGGACGAGGCGCTGAGCTTCGGGCGCGACGAGGAAGACGCCTTCGGCGAGCTCGTCGCGTAG
- a CDS encoding ATP-binding protein — MSPPSRSRVILLAGPSGSGKSSLAARTGLPVLALDDFYKEDGDPTLPLLPGGDAVDWDAPASWHADAAVAAIAALCAHGSARTPRYDISASAISGWSRLDLAGAPHFVAEGIFAAEIVARCRDLGLLADAICLRGSPATTARRRFVRDLREGRKSVRFLLRRGWALFRAERAIVTRQVGFGCAPCDQREALSRLAALGAAEPAPAAGPAGVPAVSPAGGR; from the coding sequence GTGAGTCCACCTTCCCGCTCCCGTGTGATCCTGCTCGCCGGGCCGTCCGGCTCGGGCAAGTCCTCGCTCGCCGCCCGCACCGGGCTGCCGGTGCTCGCGCTCGACGACTTCTACAAGGAGGACGGCGACCCGACGCTCCCGCTGCTGCCCGGGGGCGACGCGGTCGACTGGGACGCCCCCGCCTCCTGGCACGCGGACGCCGCGGTCGCCGCGATCGCCGCGCTGTGCGCGCACGGCAGCGCGCGGACCCCGCGCTACGACATCTCGGCCAGCGCGATCAGCGGGTGGAGCCGGCTCGACCTCGCCGGGGCGCCCCACTTCGTCGCCGAGGGCATCTTCGCCGCCGAGATCGTCGCGCGCTGCCGTGACCTCGGGCTGCTCGCCGACGCGATCTGCCTGCGCGGCAGCCCCGCGACGACCGCGCGCCGCCGCTTCGTGCGCGACCTGCGCGAGGGCCGCAAGTCCGTACGGTTCCTGCTGCGGCGCGGCTGGGCGCTCTTCCGCGCGGAGCGCGCGATCGTGACCCGGCAGGTCGGCTTCGGCTGCGCGCCGTGCGACCAGCGCGAGGCGCTCTCCCGGCTCGCCGCCCTCGGCGCCGCCGAGCCGGCTCCCGCCGCGGGTCCCGCCGGCGTCCCGGCCGTCTCCCCGGCCGGCGGCCGGTGA
- a CDS encoding aldehyde dehydrogenase family protein: protein MTVSERSEGAARLSVLKTYKLYVGGKFPRSESGRVYEVTESESRSGRGGRTGKAGKGGRGGAGDAGGAWLANAPLASRKDARDAVVAARKAFAGWSGATAYNRGQVLYRVAEMLEGRRDQYVREVGEAEGLSRAKAAAAVDAAVDRWVWYAGWTDKIAQVAGGANPVAGPYFNLSTPEPTGVVAVLAPQESSLLGLVSVLAPVIATGNTAVVVAAERAPLPALSFGEVLASSDVPAGVVNILSGRTAEIAAPLAAHQDVNAIDLTGASPELAAELEAAAADNLKRVRRPAPAESWTATPGTSRLTAWLETKTVWHPMGV, encoded by the coding sequence ATGACGGTGTCCGAGCGTTCTGAGGGCGCGGCGCGGCTGAGCGTCCTCAAGACCTACAAGCTGTACGTCGGGGGCAAGTTCCCCCGCTCCGAGAGCGGCCGGGTGTACGAGGTGACGGAGTCGGAGTCCAGGAGCGGCCGCGGCGGCAGGACCGGGAAGGCCGGGAAGGGCGGCCGCGGTGGCGCGGGGGACGCCGGCGGGGCGTGGCTGGCGAACGCGCCGCTCGCCTCCCGCAAGGACGCGCGGGACGCGGTGGTGGCCGCGCGCAAGGCGTTCGCGGGCTGGTCGGGCGCGACCGCGTACAACCGCGGACAGGTGCTGTACCGCGTCGCCGAGATGCTGGAGGGGCGGCGGGACCAGTACGTCCGCGAGGTCGGCGAGGCGGAGGGGCTGTCCCGGGCGAAGGCGGCCGCGGCGGTGGACGCGGCGGTGGACCGCTGGGTCTGGTACGCCGGCTGGACGGACAAGATCGCGCAGGTGGCGGGGGGCGCCAACCCGGTCGCCGGGCCGTACTTCAACCTGTCGACGCCCGAGCCGACCGGGGTGGTGGCCGTGCTCGCGCCGCAGGAGTCGTCGCTGCTGGGGCTGGTCTCGGTGCTCGCGCCGGTGATCGCCACCGGGAACACCGCGGTGGTGGTGGCCGCCGAGCGCGCGCCGCTGCCCGCGCTCTCCTTCGGCGAGGTGCTGGCGAGCTCGGACGTCCCGGCGGGGGTCGTCAACATCCTCTCCGGCCGCACCGCCGAGATCGCGGCGCCGCTGGCGGCGCACCAGGACGTCAACGCGATCGACCTCACCGGCGCGTCGCCCGAACTGGCCGCCGAGCTGGAGGCCGCCGCGGCCGACAACCTCAAGCGGGTCCGCCGCCCCGCGCCCGCCGAGAGCTGGACGGCGACCCCCGGCACCTCCCGTCTGACCGCCTGGCTGGAGACCAAGACGGTCTGGCATCCCATGGGCGTCTGA
- a CDS encoding aldehyde dehydrogenase family protein gives MAHQKFAYAPAPESRAVVELAPSYGLFIDGEFAEAADGRVFKSVSPSSEEVLAEVARAGEADVDRAVRAARKAFTKWSALPGAERGKYLFRIARVLQERARELAVLESLDNGKPIRETRDVDLPLVAAHFFYYAGWADKLEYAGCGPNPRPLGVAGQVIPWNFPLLMLAWKVAPALAAGNTVVLKPAETTPLSALFFADVCRQAGLPRGVVNILTGYGDAGAALVAHEGVDKVAFTGSTEVGKAIARTVAGSRKKVTLELGGKAANIVFDDAPVDQAVEGIVNGIFFNQGHVCCAGSRLLVQESVQEEVLDALKRRMATLRVGDPLDKNTDIGAINSAEQLARITALAEAGEAEGAERWAPPCELPRSGYWFAPTLFTGVTQAHRIAREEIFGPVLSVLTFRTPAEAVEKANNTPYGLSAGIWTEKGSRILAVASRLRAGVVWANTFNKFDPTSPFGGYKESGYGREGGRHGLAAYLAEPGEAAGGRGEGEGELDR, from the coding sequence ATGGCACACCAGAAGTTCGCGTACGCGCCCGCGCCGGAGTCCCGGGCGGTCGTGGAACTCGCGCCCTCGTACGGGCTGTTCATCGACGGCGAGTTCGCCGAGGCCGCCGACGGCCGGGTCTTCAAGTCCGTCTCCCCCTCCAGCGAGGAGGTGCTCGCCGAGGTCGCGCGGGCCGGCGAGGCGGACGTCGACCGCGCGGTGCGGGCGGCACGCAAGGCGTTCACGAAGTGGTCGGCGCTGCCGGGCGCCGAGCGCGGCAAGTACCTGTTCCGGATCGCCCGCGTCCTCCAGGAGCGCGCGCGGGAACTGGCGGTGCTGGAGTCGCTGGACAACGGCAAGCCGATCCGGGAGACCCGGGACGTGGACCTGCCGCTGGTCGCGGCGCACTTCTTCTACTACGCGGGCTGGGCGGACAAGCTGGAGTACGCCGGCTGCGGCCCAAACCCGCGGCCGCTGGGCGTGGCCGGGCAGGTCATCCCGTGGAACTTCCCGCTGCTGATGCTGGCGTGGAAGGTCGCGCCGGCGCTGGCCGCGGGCAACACCGTGGTGCTCAAGCCGGCCGAGACCACCCCGCTGAGCGCGCTGTTCTTCGCGGACGTGTGCCGCCAGGCCGGCCTGCCGCGCGGGGTCGTCAACATCCTCACCGGCTACGGCGACGCGGGCGCCGCGCTGGTCGCGCACGAGGGCGTGGACAAGGTCGCGTTCACCGGGTCGACCGAGGTCGGCAAGGCCATCGCCCGCACGGTCGCGGGCAGCCGCAAGAAGGTGACGCTGGAGCTGGGCGGCAAGGCGGCGAACATCGTCTTCGACGACGCCCCGGTCGACCAGGCCGTCGAGGGCATCGTGAACGGCATCTTCTTCAACCAGGGCCATGTGTGCTGCGCGGGGTCGCGGCTGCTGGTCCAGGAGTCGGTGCAGGAGGAGGTGCTGGACGCGCTGAAGCGGCGGATGGCCACCCTGCGGGTCGGCGACCCGCTGGACAAGAACACCGACATCGGCGCGATCAACTCCGCCGAGCAACTGGCCCGGATCACCGCGCTCGCCGAGGCCGGCGAGGCGGAGGGCGCCGAGCGGTGGGCCCCGCCGTGCGAACTGCCGCGTTCCGGCTACTGGTTCGCGCCGACCCTGTTCACCGGGGTGACGCAGGCGCACCGGATCGCCCGGGAGGAGATCTTCGGCCCGGTGCTGTCGGTGCTGACCTTCCGCACCCCGGCCGAGGCGGTGGAGAAGGCGAACAACACCCCGTACGGGCTGTCCGCGGGGATCTGGACGGAGAAGGGCTCGCGCATCCTGGCGGTGGCGAGCAGGCTGCGGGCCGGGGTGGTGTGGGCGAACACGTTCAACAAGTTCGACCCGACCTCGCCGTTCGGCGGGTACAAGGAGTCCGGCTACGGCCGGGAGGGCGGCCGGCACGGCCTGGCGGCGTACCTCGCCGAGCCGGGCGAAGCGGCCGGCGGCCGTGGCGAGGGAGAAGGGGAGCTCGACCGATGA
- the deoC gene encoding deoxyribose-phosphate aldolase — translation MSSEVLPPPPAVPVPDVTSSAQALRSYLHGLPGVDAVGLEARAAALGTRSVKTTAKAYAIDLAIAMIDLTTLEGADTAGKVRALCAKGVRPDPTDRTAPRVAAICVYGDMVATAKEALAAAGGPEVHVAAVATAFPSGRAARAVKLADTAEAVAAGADEIDMVIDRGAFLSGRYLDVFEEIQAVKAACGRPDGSRAHLKVIFENGELSTYDNIRRCSWLAMLAGADFIKTSTGKVGVNATPANTLVMLEAVRDFRRATGVQVGVKPAGGIRTAKDAVKYLVMVNETLGDDWLSPQWFRFGASSLLNDLLMQRQKLSTGRYSGPDYVTVD, via the coding sequence ATGTCCTCCGAAGTTCTCCCACCCCCTCCGGCCGTACCCGTACCCGACGTCACCTCCTCCGCCCAGGCCCTGCGCAGCTACCTGCACGGCCTGCCCGGCGTGGACGCCGTCGGCCTGGAGGCGCGGGCGGCAGCCCTGGGTACCCGGTCGGTCAAGACGACCGCGAAGGCGTACGCGATCGACCTGGCGATCGCCATGATCGACCTGACCACCCTGGAAGGCGCGGACACCGCCGGAAAGGTCCGCGCCCTGTGCGCGAAGGGGGTCCGCCCCGACCCCACCGACCGCACCGCCCCCCGGGTCGCCGCCATCTGCGTGTACGGCGACATGGTCGCCACCGCGAAGGAGGCGCTGGCCGCCGCCGGCGGCCCCGAGGTGCACGTCGCCGCGGTGGCCACCGCCTTCCCCTCCGGCCGCGCCGCGCGTGCCGTGAAGCTCGCCGACACCGCGGAGGCGGTCGCCGCGGGCGCGGACGAGATCGACATGGTGATCGACCGCGGCGCGTTCCTGTCCGGCCGCTACCTGGACGTCTTCGAGGAGATCCAGGCGGTGAAGGCGGCGTGCGGGCGCCCCGACGGCAGCCGCGCCCACCTGAAGGTGATCTTCGAGAACGGCGAGCTGTCCACGTACGACAACATCCGCCGCTGCTCATGGCTGGCGATGCTCGCGGGCGCGGACTTCATCAAGACCTCGACCGGCAAGGTCGGGGTGAACGCGACCCCGGCGAACACCCTGGTGATGCTGGAGGCGGTGCGCGACTTCCGCCGGGCGACCGGCGTCCAGGTCGGGGTGAAGCCGGCCGGCGGCATCCGTACCGCGAAGGACGCGGTGAAGTACCTGGTGATGGTGAACGAGACGCTGGGCGACGACTGGCTGTCGCCGCAGTGGTTCCGGTTCGGCGCCTCCAGCCTCCTCAACGACCTGCTGATGCAGCGGCAGAAGCTCAGCACCGGCCGGTACTCCGGTCCCGACTACGTCACGGTGGACTGA
- a CDS encoding PH domain-containing protein: MTSSRNDRPGTAPAGNGQPKYADRAYRSIAGVVGGVLLLVLAGWLGGDAVARGTGHTPWLALAAMLCAVPLIIAFTLRPVVYANDDRIRVRNPFRTITVPWSGVESIRAAYSTEMLAGGRKFQLWAIPVSVRARKSAARQTERAQSGGGRRDPFAAVPRRRPGQADADGTVRAPSDRAVNELRELADRHRLEAEAADRPNPVIRWCYEVIAPSAAGAVVLIVLAATG; the protein is encoded by the coding sequence ATGACGAGCTCCAGGAACGACCGCCCGGGAACGGCCCCCGCCGGGAACGGGCAGCCGAAGTACGCCGACCGCGCCTACCGCTCCATCGCGGGGGTCGTCGGCGGTGTGCTGCTCCTCGTCCTCGCCGGCTGGCTCGGCGGCGACGCGGTCGCACGCGGCACCGGCCACACCCCCTGGCTGGCGCTGGCCGCCATGCTCTGCGCGGTCCCGCTGATCATCGCCTTCACCCTGCGCCCGGTGGTCTACGCGAACGACGACCGCATCCGGGTGCGCAACCCGTTCCGCACGATCACGGTGCCGTGGTCCGGCGTCGAGAGCATCCGCGCCGCGTACTCGACGGAGATGCTGGCGGGGGGCCGCAAGTTCCAGCTCTGGGCCATCCCGGTGTCGGTGCGCGCCCGCAAGAGCGCGGCGCGGCAGACCGAGCGGGCCCAGTCCGGCGGCGGCCGCCGCGACCCGTTCGCCGCCGTGCCGCGCCGCCGGCCCGGGCAGGCCGATGCCGACGGCACCGTCCGGGCGCCGTCCGACCGCGCGGTGAACGAACTGCGCGAGCTGGCCGACCGCCACCGGCTGGAGGCGGAGGCCGCCGACCGCCCGAACCCGGTGATCCGCTGGTGCTACGAGGTCATCGCGCCCTCGGCCGCCGGCGCCGTCGTCCTCATCGTCCTGGCCGCGACCGGCTGA
- a CDS encoding phospho-sugar mutase: MRFEPTQWIAEDPDPETRAELEALVRAAEEGDEDARADLADRFRGTLEFGTAGLRGAMGGGPMRMNRAVVMRAAAGLAAYLKDAFPEHPRGGLVVIGYDARHRSERFARDTAAVLTGAGLPAAVLPRPLPTPVLAFAIRHLGAAAGVMVTASHNPPQDNGYKVYLGDGSQIVPPADARIADHIAAVGPLKTVPTPEDGWTVLGEDVVTAYLDRAADVVAPGGPRDVSTVYTPLHGVGLETLLAAFGRAGFPAPAVVPLQAAPDPDFPTVAFPNPEEPGAMDLAFEAARAHRPDLVIANDPDADRCAAAVPDAAAPGGWRMLRGDELGALLAVHLVRRGAAVPGRDTFAASIVSSSLLSKIAAAAGLGYADTLTGFKWISRVPGLRYGYEEALGYCVDPAGVRDKDGITAALLVAELAADLARESRTLGDLLDELALAHGLHATDQLSARVADLSLIGAAMERLRAHPPTGLAGLTVARVDDLAAGAQGLPPTDGLRYHLAGPGVNGARVVVRPSGTEPKLKCYLEVVVPAAGPEALPAARTAAAALLTALKRDLAAAAGI; encoded by the coding sequence GTGCGGTTCGAGCCCACGCAGTGGATCGCCGAGGACCCCGACCCCGAGACGCGGGCCGAACTCGAAGCCCTCGTACGGGCCGCGGAGGAAGGCGACGAGGACGCCCGGGCGGACCTCGCCGACCGGTTCCGGGGCACCCTGGAGTTCGGCACCGCCGGCCTGCGCGGCGCGATGGGCGGCGGACCGATGCGGATGAACCGCGCCGTGGTGATGCGCGCCGCGGCCGGCCTGGCCGCGTACCTGAAGGACGCGTTCCCGGAGCACCCGCGCGGCGGCCTGGTCGTGATCGGCTACGACGCCCGGCACCGGTCGGAGCGCTTCGCCCGCGACACCGCCGCCGTGCTGACCGGCGCGGGCCTGCCCGCGGCGGTGCTGCCGCGCCCGCTGCCCACCCCGGTGCTGGCGTTCGCGATCCGCCACCTCGGCGCGGCCGCCGGGGTGATGGTCACCGCGAGCCACAACCCGCCCCAGGACAACGGCTACAAGGTCTACCTCGGCGACGGCTCGCAGATCGTGCCACCCGCCGACGCGCGGATCGCCGATCACATCGCGGCGGTCGGCCCGCTGAAGACGGTGCCGACCCCCGAGGACGGCTGGACCGTGCTGGGTGAGGACGTCGTCACCGCCTACCTCGACCGCGCGGCGGACGTCGTCGCGCCCGGCGGCCCGCGCGACGTGTCCACCGTCTACACGCCGCTGCACGGGGTGGGCCTGGAGACGCTCCTCGCCGCGTTCGGGCGGGCCGGCTTCCCCGCGCCCGCCGTGGTGCCGCTCCAGGCCGCACCCGACCCGGACTTCCCCACCGTGGCGTTCCCGAACCCGGAGGAGCCCGGCGCGATGGACCTGGCCTTCGAGGCCGCCCGCGCGCACCGCCCCGACCTGGTGATCGCCAACGACCCCGACGCGGACCGCTGCGCGGCGGCCGTACCCGACGCGGCCGCGCCCGGCGGCTGGCGGATGCTGCGCGGCGACGAGTTGGGCGCGCTGCTCGCCGTCCACCTGGTGCGGCGCGGCGCGGCCGTCCCCGGCCGGGACACCTTCGCGGCGAGCATCGTCTCCTCCTCCCTGCTGTCGAAGATCGCCGCGGCCGCCGGCCTCGGCTACGCCGACACGCTCACCGGCTTCAAGTGGATCTCCCGCGTGCCGGGCCTGCGCTACGGCTACGAGGAGGCGCTCGGCTACTGCGTCGACCCGGCGGGGGTACGCGACAAGGACGGGATCACCGCCGCGCTGCTGGTCGCCGAGCTGGCGGCGGACCTGGCGCGGGAGTCGCGCACGCTCGGCGACCTGCTGGACGAGCTCGCCCTCGCGCACGGGCTGCACGCCACCGACCAGCTCTCCGCGCGGGTCGCGGACCTGTCGCTGATCGGCGCGGCCATGGAACGCCTGCGGGCGCACCCCCCGACCGGCCTCGCCGGCCTCACCGTCGCCCGCGTGGACGACCTCGCCGCGGGGGCGCAGGGACTGCCGCCCACCGACGGCCTGCGCTACCACCTGGCCGGCCCCGGGGTGAACGGCGCCCGGGTCGTGGTCCGGCCCAGCGGGACCGAGCCCAAGCTCAAGTGCTACCTGGAGGTGGTGGTGCCCGCGGCCGGGCCCGAGGCCCTGCCCGCCGCCCGCACTGCCGCGGCCGCGCTGCTCACCGCCCTCAAACGCGACCTCGCGGCCGCGGCCGGCATCTGA
- a CDS encoding purine-nucleoside phosphorylase, translating to MNASAEPDPYAAADAAAARLRELTGADTHDVALVMGSGWVPAADELGTPDHEAAITDLPGFPEPAVAGHAGLVRSVRIGKVRALVYLGRTHLYEGRGVDSVVHGVRTAVAAGCKTIVLTNGCGGLRPGFRPGQPVLISDHINLTATSPLLGPRFVDLTDLYSPRLRTLCREVDPTLEEGVYVQLPGPHYETPAEIGMVRAIGGDLVGMSTALEAIAAREAGAEVLGISLVTNLAAGMTGAPLNHEEVLEAGRVSATRMGALLQQVLGRL from the coding sequence GTGAACGCTTCCGCAGAACCCGATCCCTACGCCGCGGCCGACGCCGCCGCCGCCCGCCTCCGCGAGCTGACCGGCGCCGACACGCACGACGTGGCCCTCGTCATGGGCTCGGGCTGGGTGCCCGCCGCCGACGAACTCGGCACCCCCGACCACGAGGCGGCCATCACCGACCTGCCCGGTTTCCCCGAACCCGCGGTCGCCGGGCACGCGGGACTGGTCCGGTCGGTACGGATCGGCAAGGTGCGCGCCCTCGTCTACCTCGGCCGCACCCATCTCTACGAGGGGCGCGGCGTCGACAGCGTCGTGCACGGCGTGCGCACCGCGGTCGCGGCCGGCTGCAAGACGATCGTGCTCACCAACGGCTGCGGGGGGCTGCGCCCCGGGTTCCGGCCCGGCCAGCCCGTCCTGATCAGCGACCACATCAACCTGACGGCGACCTCACCGCTCCTGGGACCGCGCTTCGTCGACCTCACCGACCTCTACTCGCCGCGGCTGCGCACCCTGTGCCGGGAGGTGGACCCCACCTTGGAGGAGGGCGTCTACGTCCAGTTGCCCGGCCCGCACTACGAGACCCCCGCGGAGATCGGCATGGTCCGCGCCATAGGGGGCGACCTCGTCGGGATGTCCACCGCCCTGGAGGCGATCGCCGCGCGCGAGGCGGGCGCCGAGGTGCTCGGCATCTCCCTCGTCACGAACCTCGCGGCCGGGATGACCGGGGCGCCCCTCAACCACGAGGAGGTCCTGGAGGCCGGCCGCGTCTCCGCCACCCGCATGGGCGCCCTCCTCCAGCAGGTGCTCGGCCGCCTCTGA